The DNA segment taaaaaaatattctgaaaaGGGGTGAaacatatctatattttattgcagGCTCGGTCAATTGCTAAACTCGTCGGAATCAGAGCCAAGAGGCTGAAGGATGCGGCAGAAAACCCTGACGATGTAACTAAAGCTCCAGCTGCAGTTAAAGAAGCTAAAGCTAAGAAgtgaaatacttaataaaaaactgtaaaattatctgcttgttttattattttctttacactttaaatattactaaacatGCCCTTAacctaaatattttaacatttattaataattacatttattaatgttgATCAAGAAGAAGCATTATTTCTCCATGAATAATACAACTACTTATTTGTTGACAATATCTTTTACAGTTGTTagataatagtaataatgtttaattctCTTCGCAATAAACAGAccttaagttataaattattaattgatatttttactattatattacacattcaTAGTCACAGTCTAGATTCTAGAATGTGAGTAGCTAGTATACGAGTTAGGCATATGAATATCTGTATTACAGGTCCCCATGGAAAAACAAGAActctatactataatataaatgaaaactgTTTTATAAATCCATTTTTTGAACATACGAATATACCTCATATAACAAggttaatacattttacaatattgtatTCGTGTTAGATATTTGAAAACGGCAAAATAATGTATGCAGTATAACTTACCAAATTTAGTTATCCGTCggtaaaaatgataattatattaataacatacttTGTTAATAATAAGCTAAGATGGCCTTACCTTTGTACAGTAATCCCTACCGAAAAGTATTTCGTCCGTAAGCTTCACGACTGTTTCGCATTTTAACTATACGTTATACATGATATGTGCTATAGATGCGACGATAACGCGCGACAAACTTCATAGAAACTtctaaataattctttttatcCTATTAGATGCAAAAAAACCTTTGATGGTATTTGCGCTTTTCACCGgacatatttcaaataaacaatcTAAGTATGAATAAATAACTTGCCACGGAGAATTTAGGGCACCTACTGAAGTTTTCTTGAGCTAAAGGACTGTCTTTTAGAGATACACCCACACGCAGGAATAGAATCACAGGTTGGCTACCTGAGCGCCTCTGCAGCTTTGTTTTGGTAAATGCGCTTGGCAGTGGAAGTATTGAAGATTGACGGTTCAATGGCGCCCGCATTATTATATCGTGTTCTGCCTATTgagattttattctttatatcaaGAATTCCTCTCCTTTTCTCAGAGTATATCTACATATACGCTAGGGAAAGGAGAGGTTACTTTTAACAGACTGTAAATATCTCATTAGTTAAGAGGTTGTTCTCTGAACAAATTCTATTTCCTTGTATTTTAAGATGAAAAGGTTGCTATATTATAGAtggatcatatttattatatatgaatataaataccaACTGCTCCGTGCGATTTAACCCAAGTTTAACGTTATTTCTACGCCTCCATGGGCCCTACAATTATGTTATATAGTCAATCTAAATCtcaataagcttttatttattttcaaaatcaagctgttctaattttaacatatattatgcaTGTTTAACTAAGTTTTGTAAACATCTTGtacaatgatttttaattatttattatatttagaagctcgcataaatgaaaacaatttgtctacttaaaatttattttagcatATCCTTAAATGAAgtcaataaaaatcataatctaaaaacaaattatgtattttaagcgGAAGATTTAACTTCAACGTTTActttttcattaatgttttcgTCAGTTTTGGGGTTTGTTTCATCGCCTTCACCAGCTTTAGATTTCTTGTCGCTTTTTCGAAACTTGTCATACCTGAAATTAAAAATCCAATATTTAGGGGGTAACAATTGATTTCAGATTACTAAGTATAAAAATAccggttattttaatttatcttaaagttaatttaagatacattaaaaagtaagaaaGTAACAACTGTAAATGTCTAGCAACTGGGGCTAAGGCCCCCGATTCTTTtcagagtttattccaccacgctgctctaatacaGGTTGGTGGATTACGTGTGGCAAATTTGCACCCAGAACATACACGTTTCCTCGCGATATTTGCCTTCGCTGATGAgcatgataaattataaacacaaattaagcactcgATAGTAAAGAAGTGATTTCCTCGATTGGAACCTGCAATCTCCGGTTAAGATTTACATACACAGTGGGCTATCTAGGTAATTTAGTCATTGGGTCATGAACATATGATACATATTTTGAAcgattttagtaaaaaaaaatgcggTGAACACTTAAGtgtcattttcatttaaaatggcGGATGAAAAGagaaagataataatttattatacttccTAAAACAAAATTGCATGTTCaatattgcaattattaaattgtcttactataatttattaaaaaaaatttacaacttTCGCTGTAAACTCActggaattttattttatttggaaatGTAGTGATAACATTGTCCTTTGTTTCACTAGTTAATTTGTAACGCTGGACacaatacattaatatagaATGATAGGTTAATCTaatacatttactggtggtagggctttgtgcaagctcgtctgggtaggtaccacccactcatcagatattctaccgcaaaacagcaatacttgatattgttgtgttccggtttgaagggtgagtgatccagtgtaattacaggcacaagggacataaaatcttagatcccaaggttggtggcgcattggttataagcgatggttgacatttcttataatgccaatgtctaagggcgtttggtgaccacttaccatcaggtggcacttcctattctataaaaaaaaaaataagacttaaaaaatacaatctacttatttttttaaataaaaaaattacacataatttcattatttgatagAGGTTCGGCGAGAAGCGTGAATAAATACCGCTGAATGATACTTTTTTGGATGCTGTATTCTTCTAGGATGTATTCTTCTAGATGCGAATACGCATCTAGAAGAATACAGATaactattttattcttattcatTGTATTTGTGTATGTACCACCAAATTGTATCCAGTTTTCtgaacgaaatatataaatatacatgtatataaagaaaaaatattctatttaatattacttattagtaCTGTCCGAATGGTCGAAGCTGAAGTTTTCTAGAGATGAATTTGAACGAACTGTTATGATTGCACCTTCATTAAGAAGTTCTTGTGAAAGCTCAAGATCTCTTCAATGAAGGTTTCTGTAGCGAATTTCACTTAATGTAATCTAATAATAAGGTAAATGATTGTAAGTTGTTGCTGGTAAatgataatgtataatttaaaattattttttttttatttttaaaatgctgTTTTCAAAATTACACATTAAATTGAACAAACTTTAGAAAGAGTCTATTTCCTACTCTAGTTAGTAAGTTGCACTACTCGAGTTAAACTGAAGCTTATTGTGATTGACAATTTACTGCATTATAATTGCAAGGTGATTTTAATCATATGTTTGTATACAgccccaataaaaaaaaataatttaagctaaCCTTGAACAGAATTTCTTAGGGTTATAAGCCTTTGACTTCGGCCAGAAAtggaatgatttatttaaaactcgTTTATTATATTGACAAATTGGGTAAAAGTTATTTGTCCACCAATTTCAATAATACTTCCATAGTAAGTGCAATTCTATATACATTATTCTTAAGGACTTGGCAAGAGAAATAATTTTCTCTGGgcctcattaatattatataattagtctcaaagttataaaatattatattattattaccatgcATCTAACATAACTCATCAACTAAGTATACAATGTATTGTTAGTATGTTTACTAACTTATAAAGTGACTACCTTCCGAGATCCTCTTCATCATCACTAGCTTCATTGCCTTGTGGGTCTACTTCCCTAAGTAGCTCTCCAATGTCTTTATCAACATCAGCCCACAACTTATCTTCGTTGCCTAAAATTgccaaatattatcattatttataaataaaaaacacttttGACACtactatatacaattaatttgcaTTTTCCATGATGTTTTATTCCTAATAAAAGAATGAAATTCAGTTTAGAAAAcaatgtatgtaaatttattattattaatctaatcCTAATAATAAATCCAATGTTTCTGGGGTAATCATTGATCTCAGATTCCTAAGTGTAAaaataacagttattttatcttaaagcaAACTTAAcagtaaaaaagtaagtaaataacaaCCCAAATGTCTCACACagtaaacttattattattaataatataattatgtagaaattaaaaaagcataaaaaatatattttgaaaattaagttattatttaaaaaatgttatataatatataataccagAAGCATTTGCCAAATCTGCGCCATTTTCGTGATTTTTCTTTTCAATAGTTGGTTCAGTTTTCTCCATCTTAACTTTTTTGTCAGTGTCTTCAGTCGCTGCTTCCTTTTCATCTTCTGAAATGAATCGTAATTAGACATCCGTTCAGTTCGACGGGGGCGTCGCCGCACCACAAAGTAAATACCTTTCTGCTGGTGCAGCTGCCGGTGGATGCGCTCGGCGTGGCGGCGCAGCGTGCGCGTGTCACGGTGCTGCACGTAGCGGCCGAGGTGGATGCGCAGGCGGCAGTGGCGCCGCAGCGCCTCCGCCTCTTCGGCGCTGCCCGTGTCCGCGCGCGGCAAGTACACGCGGCACAGCTCGCACCACCACACCtattcacattttatttattttgtattcatgtatcattacatacatacctacatagaaaaaaataccaTGTTTGTGTAACTGTCTAACTGTGTGttgtaaaactataataatataattatcattttttttttaaattgtgtgcTAAAAGTGTAGCCTTTGAGAAATCCTTTCAATAAGTGTTTACAAagcatcttttttatttacctcCATCTTCTTGATATGTTCACTTCCAATATTGATttcaacttttgttttttttggaGATGCTTCTTCTTTTTTTTCGCCACCCGAATCTTCATCTTCAACTTCTAAAAAAAGCCATAGTAAGTATTAGATAATATTTAGTACAAAtagattatttatcaaataagttttttaaaattttaataaaattattttttttaataagttaaatattcagAAGTAACATGTCCATTTATTGCTATTAACATCTACTCACCATCTACGTCGCCTACGGAGTCGAGCGTCATAAAGTTGTCTAGATCAACATCCATACCCTCATCTCCGCTACCTTCAGCTTTCGGGCTGAGCCTCCTTGCAGTCTGATTAGCTTTTTTCTGTAGTCATAAAGTTATTTGTTCAAAAATTACCCGAAGAAAAACAggatcataatataatattttgaatgttaGTGATACATGCTGGTGTTTGAGAGGCTTGCATGTCAGTCAATAAGGGGTATTATTTTTGGTGGTTCACTATTGCTTTGAACAAGTATTTGTTACTGTGAGGgtccataaatttaattttttttaaataattgttaataaccAAATAAAGAAGAGCATAtaattccaaaaaaataaattcgccTAAAACAGTGGTATGTCTACCATAATTAATCAGTAATCTTACAACAAtgaataattagtaaatatccACGATGAAAAGCTTGCAAACAGTAAATGTTCATGTTCACATTTGACATTTCTAGAGACCTCACTCTACATTAGGAAGTATAAGTAGATATAATATAactgagaaaaaatattttttgacagaacTGTCACCTTGAGATGTTCAATGGAAGAAATATGATGTTCATATATCATGGGCGATCGGAACGTGATTCGACAGATACGACAGAACGGCATGAGGAACCGCTTCATGGCGCGATGAGTGTCGGTAAGGTTGTGCGCGTGGCGCGTGGTGCGGTGGTTGAGGCGGCAAACGAGGCAGAACGTGGTGCGCATCGCCAGCTCGGCGCCGGCTGCCGCCTCCAGCTCGCGCTGCGCGCCGCGTTGAGCCACGCGCATGCGCAGCAACTGCGCCTTGTGTCGCCGTGCCACGGCGCTCATCGCGGCCCGGTGCTTACTCGACAACAAATGCTTCGCGTATCCCTGACAAATGTACGACACGAGTGTTATGTCTTTCGACCTTATTATTTGACTTATGTCTAATTATTGTAGGAACCTACGGCGAACGTAGCACATTTTTCTTTGCAATGCACGCAAGAGAGGTGAACGTATGGCTGCGAGGGTGCAGTGTCGGAGGCGGCATCGGCTTCCTTATCCGTGTCTTCACCGCCGTCAACGCCTTCGCCCTCAGAAGCCTCAACTTCCTCCTTTTAATGAAAAATCAAATGAGCATTTCTGtcgctttaaaaaataatattagtttgatagaaagattatttttttctaacctTGGGTGATTTGGCTTTAACTTCCTTTTTCTCTTCTACAGTTTCTTCTTTTTCTTCAGCTTCCCAATCTTCTTCTGTTGATGATGCTTCATCTTCTTTTGACTTTACAGAGCTATTATTTgacaagaataatattattaatacagcttgttaatattacaatatacttaTTGGGTTGATATATGTTACGACTAAGATTTTATTGAATGTATAGTTTTAATATCCTATGAACCCATTCCTTGATAATTCTAGCCACTGgtatataatcattaaatttgttaatagtaTCTCTTATTATactagtgttattttttttattttagtcaaaatgttttaacatatttcCAAGAAATATATCTTTCTTTCCTACCATGAATCATTGTCTATTCAGTTCATGTAGTTTAGGCGTAACATATATGTTAAACATAATACGTAGCGTAgttgttttcataattattttcacCTTTTCATAGGTTTTATAggtaataataagcaatttccctgacatttcaattttatagctCTTCTGATTTAGTTTCTTTTTACTATAATTGTCTCCaacattttaacttatttagcTGTATATTACGACTTTCAGCAATTGACGTCTGAATAATAGTTCACATTCGAATCTTTTCTATCGTATATAGATATAACACAGGGCATTAATTCCATGGATAGAGAAACAAAATTTAAGCATTACTTTGTACCGCATTTACCTTCGCCCCTTAACACTTCTGAATGCTCGGGTGTATCCTAGCGATCGTTCTGCGAATCGCCTAGAAGAGAAGGAGCCGCGCGAGCGCGGGGCTCCTCGATAGGAAGCGCGAGAGCGCAGAGTGCGTCCGCGGAAGGAACGGCGAGGCGCCCTGGGCCGCGCCGAGGGCCGGGGCGGTTCTCGCGGCGGGCCCATGCCGCTCGCTTTGCGATAGCTGTCTCGGGCCGGCGATCGCCTTCTGTCTTCGCCGGCGAACGACCGTCTCTCGCCGCCGTAACTCTCCTGTCTACCGCCGTACGAACCGCCATAGTGCCCTCCGTCGTGACTACGTCTATCGCTTGAGGAGCCCTGTACATAACTCTTTTTGGAACTTTTCTAGCCTCTTAACAATTTAATAGAAAACgagtattaaaacatttttgcttCCTTCTAGGTGagtattaaattcaaaattatcttTACTCGTCTTTACCTGTTTACGTCATTGTCTCTTTATTTAACCAGTTTATATTTGTGGTACAAGTCTTCACTTGTTACAGCCTCAAGCAGTTGTCCTAcacattataattcaaaatataccaATTACTGGTAGATTTTTCTGTAccattaatatattgattagcACATTCGCCTTCAGAACATAGATGTTTCATTACTAATCAAGATTTTTGACTACACCCATCTATAgtctttgtttgttttatattgatttacagatgttttgtttcttatttttaataacatgtcTATTGACTTCGTACTTTGTGAGTAGTGATTCAATAACCaattaaattttactcaaaTTTCTTTCtccaaattattttagttttaacacATCAATTATCGCTGTTTATATTCAGCTCTATTTTCGACATCTacaatgaatttttaataaacattaaatattttatagctgtTGCACTATTCTTGGGACTATCTATTTGGTAATATAAATCATGCAACAATATCTTGTCTGAAATGAAGCATGCAACGCTGCACTGCTGTAACAtctttgtgtttttataaatatttttctaaagtaACAGATCAATGCATATGCAATGCagtagtttataatttttactgaCATAATTCTGTCATTATACTTTACATTCTCAATGTAAAAAGGACTTTGTTTTCCCAGCTAAAATATTTAGACTAACCTCCATCCTCATCCTTTTGCGATCTGGGGAGCCTGATCTACCACCATAGTCACGATTTGAATAACTAGCAGAACTTTCCTGAAAGGTcaatatatcatatttcatgCAATCTTTaggttttttatcaaataatatccATATAGTGCGCGAATACTTAGcaca comes from the Nymphalis io chromosome 1, ilAglIoxx1.1, whole genome shotgun sequence genome and includes:
- the LOC126771809 gene encoding zinc finger protein on ecdysone puffs isoform X3, coding for MSSRGRGYGGRGNYTGRGSSYRGSYRGSNSRGNYDSGRGGRGGGYSSYNNDSRYNSSSANRYASSRDRIDDSYKKPYRSESSASYSNRDYGGRSGSPDRKRMRMEGSSSDRRSHDGGHYGGSYGGRQESYGGERRSFAGEDRRRSPARDSYRKASGMGPPREPPRPSARPRAPRRSFRGRTLRSRASYRGAPRSRGSFSSRRFAERSLGYTRAFRSVKGRSSVKSKEDEASSTEEDWEAEEKEETVEEKKEVKAKSPKEEVEASEGEGVDGGEDTDKEADAASDTAPSQPYVHLSCVHCKEKCATFAGYAKHLLSSKHRAAMSAVARRHKAQLLRMRVAQRGAQRELEAAAGAELAMRTTFCLVCRLNHRTTRHAHNLTDTHRAMKRFLMPFCRICRITFRSPMIYEHHISSIEHLKKKANQTARRLSPKAEGSGDEGMDVDLDNFMTLDSVGDVDEVEDEDSGGEKKEEASPKKTKVEINIGSEHIKKMEVWWCELCRVYLPRADTGSAEEAEALRRHCRLRIHLGRYVQHRDTRTLRRHAERIHRQLHQQKEDEKEAATEDTDKKVKMEKTEPTIEKKNHENGADLANASGNEDKLWADVDKDIGELLREVDPQGNEASDDEEDLGRYDKFRKSDKKSKAGEGDETNPKTDENINEKVNVEVKSSA
- the LOC126771809 gene encoding zinc finger protein on ecdysone puffs isoform X1, with the protein product MSSRGRGYGGRGNYTGRGSSYRGSYRGSNSRGNYDSGRGGRGGGYSSYNNDSRYNSSSANRYASSRDRIDDSYKKPYRSESSASYSNRDYGGRSGSPDRKRMRMESYVQGSSSDRRSHDGGHYGGSYGGRQESYGGERRSFAGEDRRRSPARDSYRKASGMGPPREPPRPSARPRAPRRSFRGRTLRSRASYRGAPRSRGSFSSRRFAERSLGYTRAFRSVKGRSSVKSKEDEASSTEEDWEAEEKEETVEEKKEVKAKSPKEEVEASEGEGVDGGEDTDKEADAASDTAPSQPYVHLSCVHCKEKCATFAGYAKHLLSSKHRAAMSAVARRHKAQLLRMRVAQRGAQRELEAAAGAELAMRTTFCLVCRLNHRTTRHAHNLTDTHRAMKRFLMPFCRICRITFRSPMIYEHHISSIEHLKKKANQTARRLSPKAEGSGDEGMDVDLDNFMTLDSVGDVDEVEDEDSGGEKKEEASPKKTKVEINIGSEHIKKMEVWWCELCRVYLPRADTGSAEEAEALRRHCRLRIHLGRYVQHRDTRTLRRHAERIHRQLHQQKEDEKEAATEDTDKKVKMEKTEPTIEKKNHENGADLANASGNEDKLWADVDKDIGELLREVDPQGNEASDDEEDLGRYDKFRKSDKKSKAGEGDETNPKTDENINEKVNVEVKSSA
- the LOC126771809 gene encoding zinc finger protein on ecdysone puffs isoform X2, whose product is MSSRGRGYGGRGNYTGRGSSYRGSYRGSNSRGNYDSGRGGRGGGYSSYNNDSRYNSSSANRYASSRDRIDDSYKKPYRSESSASYSNRDYGGRSGSPDRKRMRMESYVQGSSSDRRSHDGGHYGGSYGGRQESYGGERRSFAGEDRRRSPARDSYRKASGMGPPREPPRPSARPRAPRRSFRGRTLRSRASYRGAPRSRGSFSSRRFAERSLGYTRAFRSVKGRSSVKSKEDEASSTEEDWEAEEKEETVEEKKEVKAKSPKEEVEASEGEGVDGGEDTDKEADAASDTAPSQPYVHLSCVHCKEKCATFAGYAKHLLSSKHRAAMSAVARRHKAQLLRMRVAQRGAQRELEAAAGAELAMRTTFCLVCRLNHRTTRHAHNLTDTHRAMKRFLMPFCRICRITFRSPMIYEHHISSIEHLKKKANQTARRLSPKAEGSGDEGMDVDLDNFMTLDSVGDVDEVEDEDSGGEKKEEASPKKTKVEINIGSEHIKKMEVWWCELCRVYLPRADTGSAEEAEALRRHCRLRIHLGRYVQHRDTRTLRRHAERIHRQLHQQKDEKEAATEDTDKKVKMEKTEPTIEKKNHENGADLANASGNEDKLWADVDKDIGELLREVDPQGNEASDDEEDLGRYDKFRKSDKKSKAGEGDETNPKTDENINEKVNVEVKSSA
- the LOC126771809 gene encoding zinc finger protein on ecdysone puffs isoform X4, which gives rise to MSSRGRGYGGRGNYTGRGSSYRGSYRGSNSRGNYDSGRGGRGGGYSSYNNDSRYNSSSANRYASSRDRIDDSYKKPYRSESSASYSNRDYGGRSGSPDRKRMRMESYVQGSSSDRRSHDGGHYGGSYGGRQESYGGERRSFAGEDRRRSPARDSYRKASGMGPPREPPRPSARPRAPRRSFRGRTLRSRASYRGAPRSRGSFSSRRFAERSLGYTRAFRSVKGRSSVKSKEDEASSTEEDWEAEEKEETVEEKKEVKAKSPKEEVEASEGEGVDGGEDTDKEADAASDTAPSQPYVHLSCVHCKEKCATFAGYAKHLLSSKHRAAMSAVARRHKAQLLRMRVAQRGAQRELEAAAGAELAMRTTFCLVCRLNHRTTRHAHNLTDTHRAMKRFLMPFCRICRITFRSPMIYEHHISSIEHLKKKANQTARRLSPKAEGSGDEGMDVDLDNFMTLDSVGDVDEVEDEDSGGEKKEEASPKKTKVEINIGSEHIKKMEVWWCELCRVYLPRADTGSAEEAEALRRHCRLRIHLGRYVQHRDTRTLRRHAERIHRQLHQQKEDEKEAATEDTDKKVKMEKTEPTIEKKNHENGADLANASGNEDKLWADVDKDIGELLREVDPQGNEASDDEEDLGR